In one window of Streptomyces griseus subsp. griseus DNA:
- the sigE gene encoding RNA polymerase sigma factor SigE, protein MVGAPLDTTRADRGGAAAPVDQGGLLRRLLRSAGEPKSVTNTADRSSEISAPTATFASDADQAWTPPSWEEIVSTHSGRVYRLAYRLTGNQHDAEDLTQEVFVRVFRSLSTYTPGTFEGWLHRITTNLFLDMVRRKQRIRFDSLGDDAAERLPSREPSPQQVFNDTHFDADVQQALDTLAPEFRAAVVLCDIEGLSYEEIAATLGVKLGTVRSRIHRGRSHLRKALKHRSPEARAEQRSLADAVLTGEGGLA, encoded by the coding sequence ATGGTAGGGGCTCCGCTGGACACCACCAGAGCCGATAGGGGAGGTGCGGCTGCGCCTGTGGATCAGGGCGGGCTGCTGCGGCGCCTTCTCAGGTCGGCCGGTGAGCCGAAATCCGTGACCAACACTGCTGACCGTTCTTCCGAAATCTCCGCACCGACCGCGACCTTCGCCTCCGATGCGGACCAGGCGTGGACCCCGCCCTCATGGGAAGAGATCGTCAGCACGCACAGCGGTCGCGTGTACCGCCTTGCCTACCGGCTGACGGGAAACCAGCACGACGCCGAGGACCTGACACAGGAAGTCTTCGTCAGAGTCTTCCGCTCGCTGTCGACATACACGCCCGGCACCTTCGAGGGCTGGCTGCACCGCATCACCACCAATCTCTTCCTGGACATGGTCCGGCGCAAGCAGCGGATCCGCTTCGACTCCCTCGGTGACGACGCGGCCGAGCGGCTGCCCAGCCGGGAGCCGTCCCCGCAGCAGGTCTTCAACGACACCCACTTCGACGCCGACGTGCAGCAGGCGCTGGACACCCTCGCGCCCGAGTTCCGCGCCGCCGTCGTCCTCTGCGACATCGAGGGCCTCAGCTACGAGGAGATCGCCGCGACCCTGGGCGTGAAGCTCGGCACCGTGCGCAGCCGTATCCACCGCGGCCGCTCGCACCTGCGCAAGGCGCTCAAGCACCGTTCGCCCGAAGCCCGCGCCGAGCAGCGCTCACTGGCGGACGCGGTCCTGACGGGGGAGGGCGGACTGGCGTGA
- a CDS encoding anti-sigma factor family protein, whose amino-acid sequence MSGTGPTGPTPAEAHLGDRLAALVDGELNHDARERVLAHLATCTRCKVEADAQRRLKSAFATSAAPSPSEGFLARLQGLPGGPGADGSGSGGPFGSGGPFADEFFPPLRSSGSTHRDTVRPSPLDDFGYLPTAHGSTAVLPGGSRSAFRIHEVARDAERSPWRGRRFAFAAAGAVSLAAIALGGTLPLDSGPDPVLRAEGSGNSVTPLDAETRAGGANETVSRRGGVQSVGGDRLAVNRSAADVSSTGSQRPAPTLTTPPAPLAPGVKPPLSARAQTTAPPLFSSSALGGHPFTFPVLNVSVPPLIRPTGGSTPLLAAVLGSGSTAKALTTPPVPSGPGQPAPTNDLASPLTPRR is encoded by the coding sequence GTGAGTGGCACAGGTCCGACCGGTCCCACCCCTGCCGAAGCGCACCTGGGGGACCGGCTCGCCGCGCTGGTCGACGGCGAGCTCAATCACGACGCCCGCGAGCGGGTCCTCGCCCATCTGGCGACCTGCACCCGGTGCAAGGTCGAGGCCGACGCCCAGCGCCGCCTCAAGAGCGCCTTCGCCACCTCCGCCGCGCCCTCGCCCTCCGAGGGCTTCCTGGCCCGTCTGCAGGGCCTTCCCGGGGGCCCTGGCGCGGACGGCAGCGGCTCCGGCGGGCCGTTCGGCTCCGGCGGGCCGTTCGCCGACGAGTTCTTTCCGCCGCTGCGGTCCTCCGGCTCCACCCACCGCGACACCGTGCGGCCCTCCCCGCTGGACGACTTCGGGTATCTCCCGACCGCCCATGGCTCCACCGCCGTGCTGCCCGGCGGCTCCCGTTCCGCCTTCCGTATCCACGAGGTGGCCCGGGACGCCGAGCGCTCGCCCTGGCGCGGCCGGCGCTTCGCCTTCGCCGCGGCCGGTGCGGTCTCCCTGGCGGCCATCGCCCTCGGTGGCACCCTGCCGCTGGACTCCGGCCCGGACCCCGTCCTGCGCGCCGAGGGCAGCGGCAACAGCGTGACGCCCCTCGACGCGGAGACCCGCGCCGGCGGTGCGAACGAGACGGTCAGCCGTCGTGGCGGCGTGCAGTCGGTGGGCGGCGACCGTCTGGCGGTCAACCGGTCCGCGGCCGACGTGTCCTCGACCGGCTCGCAGCGGCCCGCACCCACGCTCACCACACCACCGGCCCCCCTCGCCCCGGGGGTGAAGCCGCCCCTGTCCGCGCGGGCGCAGACGACGGCCCCGCCGCTGTTCTCCAGCTCGGCCCTGGGCGGGCACCCCTTCACGTTCCCCGTGCTGAACGTGTCCGTGCCGCCGCTGATACGTCCCACCGGTGGCTCCACCCCGCTGCTCGCGGCGGTGCTGGGCAGCGGTTCGACGGCGAAGGCGCTCACCACACCACCGGTGCCCTCGGGGCCGGGGCAGCCCGCCCCGACCAACGACCTGGCGAGTCCGCTCACCCCCCGACGCTGA